The following coding sequences are from one Diadema setosum chromosome 9, eeDiaSeto1, whole genome shotgun sequence window:
- the LOC140233445 gene encoding solute carrier family 66 member 2-like isoform X2 has product MENDIVRGFANLADHRMPDITLINLVSWGASAAMIFGGIVPFIPQYMDIRRSENTDGFSTYVCLVLLIANSLRILFWFGHPFELPLLAQSIIMIGTMMVMLQLCTRVKALHELSPVKKHFTDFNWRHFWKWTRFIDYILFMVMFSTIGGVVTFLLSSSNVYVETIGFLAVFTEAMLGSPQFYHNYKNKSTQGMSIKMVMFWLSGDLFKTGYFLVNSAPVQFWICGILQVSIDIAILSQVVYYGTRPPVKLAKVSAPADHIS; this is encoded by the exons ATGGAGAATGACATTGTACGAGGCTTCGCCAACCTTGCCGACCATCGCATGCCAGATATCACTCTGATCAACCTGGTGTCGTGGGGGGCGTCGGCGGCGATGATCTTCGGTGGAATCGTCCCCTTCATTCCTCAGTACATGGACATCAGACGATCAGAGAACACAGACGGCTTCTCCACATATGTCTGCCTCGTGTTGCTCATTGCCAATTCACTCAGGATTCTGTTTTG GTTTGGTCATCCTTTTGAACTTCCACTCCTTGCACAGAGCATCATCATGATAGGAACGATGATGGTGATGCTACAACTATGCACCCGGGTCAAAGCACTTCACGAACTTTCGCCAGTCAAGAAGCATTTCACAG ACTTCAACTGGCGACACTTTTGGAAGTGGACACGCTTCATAGACTACATCCTGTTCATGGTCATGTTCTCCACCATTGGGGGCGTGGTCACATTCCTGCTGTCTTCCAGCAACGTTTATGTCGAGACCATTGGGTTCCTGGCCGTCTTCACTGAAGCCATGCTGGGCTCTCCGCAGTTTTATCACAACTACAAGAACAAGTCGACTCAGGGAATGAG CATCAAGATGGTGATGTTCTGGTTATCGGGTGATCTCTTCAAGACCGGCTACTTCCTGGTCAATAGTGCTCCTGTCCAGTTCTGGATCTGTGGCATTCTCCAGGTTTCAATAGACATTGCCATCCTGTCGCAGGTGGTGTACTATGGCACAAGACCGCCGGTCAAGCTCGCCAAAGTGTCCGCACCTGCAGATCATATATCCTGA
- the LOC140233445 gene encoding solute carrier family 66 member 2-like isoform X1 gives MENDIVRGFANLADHRMPDITLINLVSWGASAAMIFGGIVPFIPQYMDIRRSENTDGFSTYVCLVLLIANSLRILFWFGHPFELPLLAQSIIMIGTMMVMLQLCTRVKALHELSPVKKHFTDEPVSESFPVSHGEGRVRHSGNTPPSSRERVVVRRSERTFLDFNWRHFWKWTRFIDYILFMVMFSTIGGVVTFLLSSSNVYVETIGFLAVFTEAMLGSPQFYHNYKNKSTQGMSIKMVMFWLSGDLFKTGYFLVNSAPVQFWICGILQVSIDIAILSQVVYYGTRPPVKLAKVSAPADHIS, from the exons ATGGAGAATGACATTGTACGAGGCTTCGCCAACCTTGCCGACCATCGCATGCCAGATATCACTCTGATCAACCTGGTGTCGTGGGGGGCGTCGGCGGCGATGATCTTCGGTGGAATCGTCCCCTTCATTCCTCAGTACATGGACATCAGACGATCAGAGAACACAGACGGCTTCTCCACATATGTCTGCCTCGTGTTGCTCATTGCCAATTCACTCAGGATTCTGTTTTG GTTTGGTCATCCTTTTGAACTTCCACTCCTTGCACAGAGCATCATCATGATAGGAACGATGATGGTGATGCTACAACTATGCACCCGGGTCAAAGCACTTCACGAACTTTCGCCAGTCAAGAAGCATTTCACAG ATGAACCCGTCTCAGAGTCCTTCCCCGTGTCacatggggaggggagggtccGTCATTCCGGCAATACCCCGCCCTCTTCTAGAGAGCGGGTTGTGGTCAGACGCTCTGAGCGGACCTTTCTTG ACTTCAACTGGCGACACTTTTGGAAGTGGACACGCTTCATAGACTACATCCTGTTCATGGTCATGTTCTCCACCATTGGGGGCGTGGTCACATTCCTGCTGTCTTCCAGCAACGTTTATGTCGAGACCATTGGGTTCCTGGCCGTCTTCACTGAAGCCATGCTGGGCTCTCCGCAGTTTTATCACAACTACAAGAACAAGTCGACTCAGGGAATGAG CATCAAGATGGTGATGTTCTGGTTATCGGGTGATCTCTTCAAGACCGGCTACTTCCTGGTCAATAGTGCTCCTGTCCAGTTCTGGATCTGTGGCATTCTCCAGGTTTCAATAGACATTGCCATCCTGTCGCAGGTGGTGTACTATGGCACAAGACCGCCGGTCAAGCTCGCCAAAGTGTCCGCACCTGCAGATCATATATCCTGA